From one Burkholderia pyrrocinia genomic stretch:
- a CDS encoding DUF1501 domain-containing protein translates to MALSRRQFLSIAAAGAGAILVAPRIVFANVETDRRFVFVIQRGAADGLNIVVPYAEPAYASLRGALAIDPAAATRLDGTFALHPSLAQTAQLYRDGQALFVHAIASPYRDRSHFDGQNVLETGGRAPYQVKDGWLNRLAALLPATRESAIAFAPTVPLALRGTVQAASYAPSGLPAAPDDLLARVSALYEADAQLGPLWQSAMEARGLAGDAHARQDPAGVGKLAATFLARDDGPRIAMIETGGWDTHSAQNARLANQLKALDTMLAALRDGLGSAWQQTTVLVATEFGRTAAANGTGGTDHGQASVAMLAGGAVAGGRVIADWPGLRPGDLYEGRDLKPTASLDALIAGAAAESLRLNPRRTASALFAESGETRPMTGLIRGVA, encoded by the coding sequence ATGGCACTGTCCCGCCGACAATTCCTCAGCATCGCCGCGGCCGGCGCAGGCGCGATCCTCGTCGCGCCGCGGATCGTGTTCGCGAACGTCGAGACCGACCGGCGCTTCGTGTTCGTGATCCAGCGCGGCGCGGCCGACGGCCTGAACATCGTCGTCCCGTATGCCGAACCCGCGTATGCGTCGCTGCGCGGCGCGCTCGCGATCGACCCCGCGGCCGCAACGCGGCTCGACGGCACGTTCGCGCTGCATCCGTCGCTCGCGCAGACCGCGCAGCTGTACCGCGACGGGCAGGCGCTGTTCGTCCACGCGATCGCGTCGCCGTATCGCGACCGCTCGCATTTCGACGGGCAGAACGTGCTCGAAACAGGCGGCCGCGCGCCCTATCAGGTGAAGGACGGCTGGCTGAACCGGCTCGCCGCGCTGCTGCCGGCGACGCGCGAAAGCGCGATCGCGTTCGCGCCGACCGTGCCGCTCGCGTTGCGCGGCACCGTGCAGGCCGCTTCGTATGCGCCGTCCGGTTTGCCGGCCGCGCCGGACGACCTGCTCGCGCGCGTGTCGGCGCTCTACGAGGCCGACGCGCAGCTCGGCCCGCTGTGGCAGTCGGCGATGGAAGCGCGCGGCCTCGCCGGCGACGCGCATGCGCGGCAGGACCCGGCGGGCGTCGGCAAGCTTGCCGCGACGTTTCTCGCGCGCGACGACGGCCCGCGGATCGCGATGATCGAAACGGGCGGCTGGGACACGCACAGCGCGCAGAACGCGCGACTCGCGAATCAACTGAAGGCGCTCGACACGATGCTCGCCGCGCTGCGCGACGGCCTCGGGTCCGCATGGCAGCAGACCACGGTGCTGGTCGCGACCGAGTTCGGCCGCACGGCCGCGGCGAACGGCACGGGCGGCACCGATCACGGGCAGGCGTCGGTTGCGATGCTCGCCGGCGGCGCGGTCGCGGGCGGCCGCGTGATCGCCGACTGGCCGGGGCTGCGGCCGGGCGATCTGTACGAAGGGCGCGACCTGAAACCGACCGCGTCGCTCGATGCGCTGATCGCGGGGGCGGCCGCCGAAAGCCTGCGGCTCAATCCCCGCCGCACCGCCTCCGCGCTGTTCGCGGAAAGCGGCGAGACGCGGCCGATGACCGGCCTGATTCGCGGGGTTGCGTGA
- a CDS encoding DHA2 family efflux MFS transporter permease subunit yields MSREPTHSALLWIVAAAFFMQSLDTTIVNTALPSIAQSLHASPLAMQPVVVAYTLMMAMLTPASGWFADRFGTRRVFSVAILVFVLASIGCAASHTLGRLVVARAVQGIGGSMLLPIGRLAVLRRVPGEQYVAAIAFVSIAGQLGPIVGPTLGGWLTQAISWHWVFIVNVPVGAVGFIAVQRYLPHDHAKQPPPFDFVGCALLSVAMIALSLAIDPPMPAHRAAWAAGLAVLGLTSALAYLPHARRRAQPLFRLGLFREPNFGSGLLGNLLCRIGTSAVPFMLPLLMQVQLGYTPLQSGLMMLPAAIAGVIAKRWIAPLVKRFGYATFLVVNTGIVGGAIAGFALVSVRPAPVLEIVLLIVFGAANSMQFAAMNGVTLKGLSHADAGSGNSLFTMMQMLAMGLGVSIGGGLVNLFAAWWGSMGRGFMLSFACMGAVTLLSSVVFRRIDTAAPPAGAAARSSA; encoded by the coding sequence ATGTCCCGGGAACCCACACACTCCGCGCTGCTCTGGATCGTCGCCGCTGCATTCTTCATGCAGTCGCTCGACACGACGATCGTCAACACCGCCCTGCCTTCGATCGCACAAAGCCTGCATGCGTCGCCGCTCGCGATGCAGCCCGTCGTGGTCGCCTACACGCTGATGATGGCGATGCTCACGCCGGCATCCGGCTGGTTCGCCGACCGGTTCGGCACGCGCCGCGTGTTCTCGGTCGCCATTCTCGTGTTCGTGCTCGCGTCGATCGGCTGCGCGGCATCGCATACGCTCGGCCGGCTCGTCGTCGCGCGAGCCGTGCAGGGCATCGGCGGCTCGATGCTGCTGCCGATCGGGCGGCTCGCCGTGCTGCGCCGCGTGCCGGGCGAACAGTACGTCGCGGCGATCGCGTTCGTGTCGATCGCCGGCCAGCTCGGCCCGATCGTCGGGCCGACGCTCGGCGGCTGGCTCACGCAGGCAATTTCGTGGCACTGGGTGTTCATCGTCAACGTGCCGGTCGGCGCGGTCGGCTTCATCGCCGTGCAGCGCTACCTGCCGCACGACCACGCGAAACAGCCGCCGCCGTTCGACTTCGTCGGCTGTGCGCTGCTGTCGGTCGCGATGATCGCGCTGTCGCTCGCGATCGACCCGCCGATGCCCGCGCATCGCGCGGCCTGGGCGGCCGGGCTCGCCGTGCTGGGCCTGACGAGCGCGCTCGCGTACCTGCCGCATGCGCGGCGGCGCGCGCAGCCGCTGTTCCGGCTCGGGCTGTTCCGCGAGCCCAACTTCGGTTCGGGGCTGCTCGGCAACCTGCTGTGCCGGATCGGCACGAGCGCGGTGCCGTTCATGCTGCCGCTGCTGATGCAGGTGCAGCTCGGCTATACGCCGCTGCAGTCCGGGCTGATGATGCTGCCGGCCGCGATCGCGGGCGTCATCGCGAAACGCTGGATCGCGCCGCTCGTGAAGCGCTTCGGCTACGCGACGTTCCTGGTCGTGAACACGGGGATCGTCGGCGGTGCGATCGCGGGGTTCGCGCTGGTGTCGGTGCGGCCTGCGCCGGTGCTGGAGATCGTGCTGCTGATCGTGTTCGGCGCCGCGAACTCGATGCAGTTCGCGGCGATGAACGGTGTCACGCTGAAGGGGCTGTCGCATGCCGACGCCGGCAGCGGCAACAGCCTGTTCACGATGATGCAGATGCTGGCGATGGGGCTTGGCGTGTCGATCGGCGGCGGGCTCGTCAACCTGTTCGCGGCCTGGTGGGGCTCGATGGGGCGCGGGTTCATGCTGTCGTTCGCGTGCATGGGCGCCGTCACTCTGCTGTCGTCCGTCGTGTTCCGGCGGATCGATACGGCCGCGCCGCCGGCCGGTGCGGCGGCACGATCGTCCGCGTGA
- a CDS encoding helix-turn-helix transcriptional regulator: MTTAPPALPPHLARSKLTLEQFDTLLTTIYEGPLENVPWGGALEQIRAHLHANYVTMILRWPASGHAGLMINASEHSAPLTGVASYNNYYYALDPFVNLPTDHVVTVDELLGLGVWRSSTMYREFMKPHDVGYLMGADLRTHDGIECRFRVCRPHRGDAFSATDKAACNALLPHLKRAVRLHAKFGMVESERTLYASTIDRMLVGTAILDERGAIMKTNSVADEIFAECDGLRVRGGALEASYPLEDRKLQKLIRQVLAERAGGVPSVVQAIAVPRPSGKARLGVLIRAVPLSEWSEDNPRRPACAVFIRDAERKSQASHDIVRKLFDLTPAETALALALVNGQTLEEAADALAISKNTARSHLRAIFSKTGVTRQATLVRTLLNSVLSLG; the protein is encoded by the coding sequence ATGACCACGGCGCCCCCGGCCCTTCCGCCGCACCTCGCCCGATCGAAACTGACGCTCGAACAGTTCGACACGCTGCTCACGACAATCTACGAAGGCCCGCTGGAAAACGTGCCGTGGGGCGGCGCGCTGGAACAGATCCGCGCGCACCTGCACGCGAACTACGTGACGATGATCCTGCGCTGGCCGGCCAGCGGCCACGCGGGGCTGATGATCAATGCGTCCGAGCACAGCGCGCCGCTGACGGGCGTCGCGTCGTACAACAATTATTACTACGCGCTCGATCCGTTCGTGAACCTGCCGACCGACCACGTCGTCACCGTCGACGAGCTGCTCGGCCTGGGCGTGTGGCGCAGCAGCACCATGTATCGCGAGTTCATGAAACCGCACGACGTCGGCTACCTGATGGGCGCCGACCTGCGCACGCATGACGGCATCGAGTGCCGTTTCCGCGTGTGCCGTCCGCATCGCGGCGACGCGTTCTCGGCGACCGACAAGGCTGCCTGCAACGCGCTGCTGCCGCACCTGAAGCGCGCGGTGCGGCTGCACGCGAAGTTCGGGATGGTCGAATCCGAACGCACGCTGTATGCGAGCACGATCGACCGCATGCTCGTCGGCACCGCGATTCTCGACGAGCGCGGCGCGATCATGAAAACCAATTCCGTCGCGGACGAGATCTTCGCCGAATGCGACGGCCTGCGCGTGCGCGGCGGCGCGCTCGAGGCGTCGTATCCGCTGGAGGACCGCAAGCTGCAGAAGCTGATCCGCCAGGTGCTCGCGGAACGCGCGGGCGGCGTGCCGTCGGTCGTGCAGGCGATCGCGGTGCCGCGCCCGTCCGGCAAGGCGCGGCTCGGCGTGCTGATCCGCGCGGTCCCGTTGAGCGAATGGTCGGAGGACAATCCGCGCCGGCCGGCGTGCGCGGTGTTCATCCGCGATGCCGAGCGCAAGTCGCAGGCGTCGCACGACATCGTGCGCAAGCTGTTCGACCTCACGCCGGCCGAAACCGCGCTGGCGCTCGCGCTCGTCAACGGGCAGACGCTCGAGGAAGCGGCCGACGCGCTCGCGATCAGCAAGAACACCGCGCGCTCGCACCTGCGTGCGATCTTTTCGAAGACCGGCGTCACGCGACAGGCGACGCTGGTGCGGACGTTGCTGAACAGCGTGCTGTCGCTGGGGTGA
- a CDS encoding lysozyme inhibitor LprI family protein, with protein sequence MKAWLVALAVAAGMTGAQAASFDCAKASTFVEREICGNPALSRLDDALNADYKHVVDDFANYPVEDPPEYHQFVASQKVWLKARNRCTTTQCLIDSYRKRIDALCGQIDVPAESDRAKCRSNGGLGGLELVH encoded by the coding sequence ATGAAGGCATGGCTCGTTGCACTGGCCGTCGCGGCCGGCATGACCGGCGCGCAGGCCGCGTCGTTCGACTGCGCGAAGGCGTCCACGTTCGTGGAGCGCGAAATCTGCGGCAATCCGGCGTTGTCGCGTCTCGACGATGCGCTCAACGCGGATTACAAGCACGTCGTGGACGACTTCGCCAACTATCCGGTCGAGGATCCGCCCGAATATCACCAGTTCGTCGCAAGCCAGAAGGTGTGGCTGAAGGCGCGCAACCGCTGCACGACGACGCAGTGCCTGATCGACAGTTACCGCAAGCGCATCGACGCGTTGTGCGGCCAGATCGACGTGCCGGCGGAAAGCGACCGCGCGAAGTGCCGCAGCAACGGCGGCCTCGGCGGACTCGAACTCGTTCACTGA
- a CDS encoding YXWGXW repeat-containing protein, which yields MKLSVPLRFAAGCVAALAASAAFAQAVIVAPYAPPAPRVEVMPAPRAGYVWDQGHWHWRQGRYVWIPGHWQVVRVGYHWVPGHWAARGPAWRWVPGHWA from the coding sequence ATGAAACTTTCTGTTCCATTGCGGTTTGCCGCCGGATGCGTGGCTGCGCTGGCGGCGTCCGCCGCATTCGCGCAGGCCGTCATCGTCGCGCCTTACGCACCGCCGGCGCCGCGCGTCGAAGTGATGCCGGCGCCGCGCGCGGGCTACGTGTGGGACCAGGGCCACTGGCACTGGCGGCAGGGCCGCTACGTATGGATTCCGGGCCACTGGCAAGTGGTGCGCGTCGGTTACCACTGGGTGCCCGGACACTGGGCCGCGCGCGGCCCGGCCTGGCGCTGGGTGCCGGGCCACTGGGCCTGA
- a CDS encoding periplasmic heavy metal sensor translates to MSERGWKFILVGSVVLNVFMLGAIGGGAYQWFSTHRDLHAEGAPAQRTALRFAADELSDTRQREFAAALKAARKNGRDFAREGRDGRITVLDLLAAPQLDRAAIDAALDRTRAADTAMRAQVERSVVDFAATLTPEERVKFVDGLQHSGNWRLPPRLQKKPDAPASE, encoded by the coding sequence ATGAGCGAACGTGGCTGGAAATTCATCCTCGTCGGCTCGGTCGTGCTGAACGTGTTCATGCTCGGCGCGATCGGGGGCGGCGCGTATCAGTGGTTCTCGACGCATCGCGATCTGCACGCGGAGGGCGCGCCCGCGCAACGCACTGCGTTGCGTTTCGCGGCGGACGAATTGTCCGATACGCGGCAGCGCGAGTTTGCCGCCGCGCTGAAGGCCGCGCGCAAGAACGGCCGCGATTTCGCGCGGGAAGGGCGCGACGGCCGGATCACCGTGCTGGACCTGCTCGCCGCGCCGCAACTCGATCGCGCGGCGATCGACGCCGCACTTGATCGCACGCGCGCGGCCGACACTGCGATGCGTGCGCAGGTCGAGCGCAGCGTCGTCGATTTCGCGGCGACGCTGACGCCCGAAGAGCGCGTGAAGTTCGTCGACGGGTTGCAGCACAGCGGCAACTGGCGTTTGCCGCCGAGACTGCAGAAGAAGCCGGACGCGCCGGCGAGCGAGTAA
- a CDS encoding DUF4377 domain-containing protein yields the protein MIRQSRALLGAAVIAGTMLLAGCQTDAAATASNTGRPADSRPVTKTVYVAPQSARCTGVAPMECLQVRSSPGEPWSLWYAGIEGFAYQPGYLYTLEIDEYRVAQPPADGSSIRWVLKRVVERRQAN from the coding sequence ATGATTCGCCAATCCAGGGCGCTGCTCGGCGCCGCCGTCATTGCCGGCACCATGCTCCTCGCCGGATGCCAGACCGACGCGGCTGCCACGGCGTCGAACACGGGCCGCCCGGCCGACAGCCGGCCCGTGACGAAGACCGTCTATGTCGCGCCGCAATCCGCACGCTGCACGGGCGTCGCGCCGATGGAATGCCTGCAGGTGCGCAGCAGCCCGGGCGAGCCGTGGAGCCTGTGGTACGCGGGCATCGAGGGCTTCGCGTACCAGCCCGGTTACCTGTACACGCTCGAAATCGACGAATACCGCGTCGCGCAGCCGCCGGCCGACGGTTCGTCGATCCGCTGGGTGCTCAAGCGCGTTGTCGAGCGCCGCCAGGCGAACTGA
- a CDS encoding YXWGXW repeat-containing protein, translated as MKIRSVSLAVLVCASAVLMSACVVEPVRPPQPAPLVEVAPPPPAPGYRWAKGHYRWAGNHWAWVPGHWVAVY; from the coding sequence ATGAAGATCCGATCCGTTTCGCTTGCCGTGCTGGTGTGCGCGAGTGCCGTGCTGATGTCCGCCTGCGTGGTGGAACCCGTGCGGCCGCCGCAGCCGGCACCGCTCGTCGAAGTGGCGCCGCCGCCACCGGCCCCCGGCTATCGCTGGGCGAAGGGGCATTACCGGTGGGCCGGCAATCACTGGGCATGGGTGCCCGGGCATTGGGTGGCCGTGTACTGA
- a CDS encoding DUF1800 domain-containing protein — MDHPNDTTSAAIALNRFGLGARADEAPPADPKAALVAQLDRYDARPAAWAGEPDAVALATRFANARNAMTGDDAAAKRATAQSIRRDGYDAYRSAVAARLNSALNTPAPFVERLVHFWANHFAVSVDKGQVAAYAGAFERDAIRPHVLGRFEDMLVAVEQHPAMQIFLDQARSVGPDSPAALRAQARNPSAKRGLNENLAREIMELHTLGVRTGYTQADVTEFARALTGWSIAGGRGPQPGDAAPGAFVFRPKLHEPGTRTVMGRTYDQPGEAQARAILHDLARSDATGRHVAFQLARHFVADNPPPVLTDRLARAFDASGGDLPTVYRALVDAPDAWSPVNRKFKTPWEWAVSSLRGLGWREMDDRGDLKAAPLLAQLGQPVWRPGSPAGYDDVAASWAAPDALVRRVEIAQRLAARTGDRLDPRTLGNTLLAGSMSAPTATALSRAESATTSLALLLVSPDFQRR, encoded by the coding sequence ATGGACCACCCGAACGACACCACGTCGGCCGCGATCGCGCTGAACCGCTTCGGTCTCGGCGCGCGGGCCGACGAAGCGCCGCCTGCCGACCCGAAGGCGGCGCTGGTCGCGCAACTTGACCGTTACGACGCGCGGCCCGCCGCGTGGGCCGGCGAACCGGACGCGGTCGCGCTTGCGACGCGCTTCGCGAACGCGCGCAACGCGATGACGGGCGACGATGCGGCCGCGAAACGCGCGACCGCGCAATCGATCCGGCGCGACGGCTACGACGCGTATCGCAGCGCCGTCGCTGCACGGTTGAACAGCGCGCTGAACACGCCTGCGCCGTTCGTCGAGCGTCTCGTGCATTTCTGGGCGAACCATTTCGCGGTGTCGGTCGACAAGGGGCAGGTGGCTGCGTACGCGGGCGCGTTCGAACGCGACGCGATCCGACCGCACGTGCTCGGCCGCTTCGAGGACATGCTCGTGGCCGTCGAACAGCATCCCGCGATGCAGATCTTCCTCGACCAGGCGCGTTCGGTCGGCCCCGACAGCCCTGCGGCGTTGCGCGCGCAAGCGCGCAACCCATCCGCGAAACGCGGGCTCAACGAGAACCTCGCGCGCGAAATCATGGAGCTGCACACGCTCGGCGTGCGCACGGGCTACACGCAAGCCGACGTGACGGAATTCGCGCGCGCGCTGACGGGCTGGAGCATCGCAGGCGGACGCGGCCCGCAGCCGGGCGATGCCGCGCCCGGCGCGTTCGTGTTCCGTCCGAAGCTGCATGAACCGGGCACGCGCACGGTGATGGGGCGCACCTACGACCAGCCGGGCGAAGCGCAGGCGCGCGCGATCCTCCACGACCTCGCGCGGTCGGACGCGACGGGCCGGCATGTCGCGTTCCAGCTTGCCCGTCATTTCGTCGCCGACAATCCGCCGCCCGTGCTGACCGACCGGCTGGCCCGCGCGTTCGATGCGAGCGGCGGCGATTTGCCGACCGTCTATCGCGCACTCGTCGATGCGCCCGATGCGTGGTCGCCGGTCAATCGCAAGTTCAAGACGCCGTGGGAGTGGGCCGTATCGTCGCTGCGCGGGCTCGGCTGGCGCGAGATGGACGATCGGGGCGACCTGAAGGCCGCGCCGCTGCTCGCGCAGCTCGGCCAGCCGGTGTGGCGGCCGGGCTCGCCGGCCGGCTATGACGACGTGGCCGCGAGCTGGGCCGCACCCGACGCGCTCGTGCGCCGCGTCGAGATCGCGCAGCGTCTGGCCGCGCGCACCGGCGACCGGCTCGACCCGCGCACGCTCGGCAACACGCTGCTCGCCGGCTCGATGAGCGCGCCGACGGCGACCGCGCTGTCGCGCGCCGAAAGCGCCACCACGTCGCTCGCGCTGCTGCTCGTATCGCCCGATTTCCAACGGAGATGA
- a CDS encoding RNA polymerase sigma factor, translating into MPRDTDVDETDMADAVCDAAHDAHGAAEPSAWRRAAMARRMQGEHDDELQPGGGQTCRHRAAQSRCATEQAALSDRGDRDPDAELVARVGARDSSAVRVLVARKLPRLLALATRMLGDRNEAEDVAQETFLRIWNQAPRWREGEARFDTWLHRVVLNLCYDRLRGRREEPVDTLPDVPDPQPEPAAHAELRSRDARVRQALAALPPRQREALVLQYYQELSNVEAANLMGITVDALESLLARARRNLRAQLAGDPPSEDKR; encoded by the coding sequence ATGCCGCGCGACACGGATGTCGATGAAACGGACATGGCTGACGCCGTGTGCGACGCCGCGCATGATGCGCACGGTGCCGCCGAACCGTCGGCGTGGCGTCGCGCGGCGATGGCCCGACGCATGCAAGGAGAGCACGACGATGAGCTTCAGCCGGGCGGCGGGCAGACCTGCCGGCACAGGGCGGCGCAATCGCGCTGCGCGACGGAGCAGGCGGCGTTGAGCGATCGCGGCGACCGCGATCCGGACGCGGAACTCGTCGCGCGCGTCGGCGCGCGCGATTCATCGGCGGTGCGCGTGCTCGTCGCGCGCAAGCTGCCGCGGCTGCTCGCATTGGCGACGCGCATGCTCGGCGACCGGAACGAAGCCGAGGACGTCGCGCAGGAGACGTTCTTGCGAATCTGGAACCAGGCGCCGCGCTGGCGCGAAGGCGAGGCGCGCTTCGATACGTGGCTGCATCGCGTCGTGCTGAACCTGTGCTACGACCGGTTGCGCGGCCGGCGCGAGGAGCCCGTCGATACGTTGCCCGACGTGCCGGACCCGCAGCCGGAGCCGGCCGCGCATGCGGAGCTGCGCTCGCGCGATGCGCGCGTGCGGCAGGCGCTCGCTGCGTTGCCGCCGCGGCAGCGGGAAGCGCTCGTGCTCCAGTACTATCAGGAACTGTCGAATGTGGAAGCGGCCAACCTGATGGGCATCACCGTCGATGCGCTCGAAAGCCTGCTCGCCCGCGCGAGGCGCAACCTGCGCGCGCAACTGGCCGGCGACCCACCTAGCGAGGACAAGCGATGA
- a CDS encoding tyrosine-type recombinase/integrase, producing the protein MTSPVPSDAALRPLPIDTLTVPAALDGRAGTNRSNSAHPQIAATNDLDAVRAWLARFVDTPTTFQNYRKEAERLLLWAVIACGKPLSSLTREDLVVYRQFLFAPAPADVWCANGGRKHPRDDPRWRPFYGPLSPASQRQALVILNVMFSWLVQAGYLAGNPLALSRQRQRRPAPRVTRHLGQPLWQSVKDTIAAMPRDDARACFHADRARWLFTVLYLGGLRITEAADTTMGQFFCRRDANGHDRWWLDVTGKGGRQRLVPATDEMMAELSRYRRAHGLPALPSDGEPTPLVLPLGQARKPLTRAALHRIVKQVFRHAADRLRANGAAGDEQARVLEQASAHWLRHSAGSHMADGRVDLRLVRDNLGHVSLTTTSQYLHADDDWRHRETEEKHRIGW; encoded by the coding sequence ATGACCTCACCCGTTCCGTCCGACGCCGCGCTGCGTCCGTTGCCGATCGATACGCTGACCGTGCCGGCCGCACTCGACGGACGCGCGGGCACCAACCGCTCAAACAGCGCGCATCCGCAGATCGCCGCGACCAACGATCTCGACGCCGTGCGCGCATGGCTCGCGCGCTTCGTCGATACGCCGACCACATTCCAGAACTACCGCAAGGAAGCCGAGCGCCTGCTGCTGTGGGCCGTGATCGCGTGCGGCAAGCCGCTGTCGTCGCTCACGCGTGAAGATCTCGTCGTCTACCGGCAGTTCCTGTTCGCGCCGGCGCCGGCCGACGTATGGTGCGCGAACGGCGGCCGCAAGCACCCGCGCGACGACCCGCGCTGGCGGCCGTTCTACGGGCCGCTGTCGCCGGCCAGCCAGCGGCAGGCGCTGGTGATCCTGAACGTGATGTTCTCGTGGCTCGTGCAGGCCGGCTACCTCGCCGGCAATCCGCTGGCGTTGTCGCGGCAGCGGCAGCGTCGTCCCGCGCCGCGCGTCACGCGCCATCTCGGGCAACCGCTGTGGCAGTCGGTCAAGGACACGATCGCCGCGATGCCGCGCGACGACGCGCGTGCGTGCTTCCACGCGGATCGCGCGCGCTGGTTGTTCACGGTGCTGTATCTCGGCGGGCTGCGCATCACCGAAGCGGCCGACACGACGATGGGCCAGTTCTTCTGCCGGCGCGACGCGAACGGGCACGATCGCTGGTGGCTCGACGTGACGGGCAAAGGCGGCCGGCAGCGGCTCGTGCCGGCCACCGACGAGATGATGGCCGAACTGTCGCGCTACCGGCGCGCGCACGGCCTGCCCGCGCTGCCGTCCGACGGCGAACCCACGCCGCTCGTGCTGCCGCTCGGCCAGGCGCGCAAGCCGCTCACACGCGCGGCGCTGCACCGGATCGTGAAGCAGGTGTTCCGGCACGCGGCCGACCGGCTGCGCGCGAACGGCGCAGCCGGCGACGAACAGGCGCGCGTGCTCGAACAGGCGTCCGCGCACTGGCTGCGCCACAGCGCGGGCTCGCATATGGCCGACGGCCGTGTCGACCTGCGGCTCGTGCGCGACAACCTCGGTCACGTGTCGCTCACGACGACGAGCCAGTACCTGCACGCGGATGACGACTGGCGGCATCGCGAGACGGAGGAGAAGCACCGGATCGGGTGGTAG
- a CDS encoding purple acid phosphatase family protein has translation MSNQDTLPDQPNEPAASVSRRGFLKLAGVSGLATAAGGLAAARAAASNPDGTPEQVHLTWGNDPTSEVVISWASLAPAVNPRARIVADGEPPRTVHGVQRLYTDGLNGETVFAYHARVHGLKPDTRYRYEITADNDSNAAQPFSANFSTAPRGRAPFRFTSYGDLATPNGAWVLSSPQSRFAVQAVEQFQPLFHLLNGDLCYANLNPAHQPEVWRDFGNNNQTSAANRPWMPCPGNHEIEFNNGPQGLDSYLARYTLPENGTHFPGRWYSFRVSSVLFVSLDADDVVYQDAAAFVGGPAPLVPAASTGRPPIEPGTSFYVRGYSNGEQTRWLEHTLRHAAHDDDIDWIVVQMHQDALSSSKTGNGSDKGIREAWLPLFDRYGVDLVLCGHDHDYERSYPVRGCNHRAGVDATTGEVVETLQPRPVGSNDPDRTKFDTSHGTIHLILGGGGTSAPLDVYGENPSTGFARAKVFTKPNRPVPGTAPNTFVRHPADALEDAIWSARRDTGTGYGIAVFDHDPGKPGGHTTITMRYYHAPGADQHPTAQYELFETIELSKKRHER, from the coding sequence ATGTCGAACCAGGACACTCTCCCTGATCAGCCGAACGAGCCGGCCGCCTCGGTGTCTCGTCGCGGCTTCCTGAAACTGGCCGGCGTATCCGGCCTTGCCACCGCTGCCGGCGGGCTCGCGGCCGCCCGGGCCGCCGCGTCGAATCCGGACGGCACGCCCGAACAGGTCCACCTGACGTGGGGCAACGACCCGACGTCCGAAGTCGTGATCTCGTGGGCGTCGCTCGCACCGGCCGTCAATCCGCGCGCGCGCATCGTCGCCGACGGCGAGCCGCCGCGCACGGTGCACGGCGTCCAGCGCCTGTACACCGACGGCCTGAACGGCGAAACCGTGTTCGCGTACCACGCGCGCGTGCACGGGCTGAAGCCGGATACGCGCTACCGCTACGAGATCACGGCCGACAACGACAGCAACGCCGCGCAGCCGTTCTCCGCGAATTTTTCGACCGCGCCGCGCGGCCGCGCGCCGTTCCGCTTCACGAGCTACGGCGATCTCGCGACGCCGAACGGCGCATGGGTGCTGTCGTCGCCGCAGAGCCGCTTCGCGGTGCAGGCCGTCGAGCAGTTCCAGCCGCTGTTCCACCTGCTGAACGGCGACCTCTGCTACGCGAACCTGAACCCCGCGCACCAGCCCGAGGTGTGGCGCGACTTCGGCAACAACAACCAGACGTCGGCCGCGAATCGCCCGTGGATGCCATGCCCCGGCAATCACGAGATCGAGTTCAACAACGGTCCGCAAGGGCTCGACTCGTATCTCGCGCGCTATACGCTGCCGGAGAACGGCACGCACTTCCCGGGCCGCTGGTACAGCTTCCGCGTGAGCTCGGTGCTGTTCGTGTCGCTCGACGCCGATGACGTCGTGTACCAGGACGCCGCCGCGTTCGTCGGCGGCCCCGCTCCGCTCGTACCGGCCGCGAGCACGGGCCGCCCGCCGATCGAGCCCGGCACGTCGTTCTACGTGCGCGGCTACAGCAACGGCGAGCAGACGCGCTGGCTCGAACACACGCTGCGTCATGCGGCGCATGACGACGACATCGACTGGATCGTCGTGCAGATGCACCAGGACGCGCTCAGTTCGTCGAAGACGGGCAACGGTTCCGATAAAGGCATTCGCGAGGCATGGCTGCCGCTGTTCGACCGTTACGGCGTCGACCTCGTGCTGTGCGGCCACGATCACGACTACGAGCGCAGCTACCCGGTGCGCGGCTGCAATCACCGCGCGGGCGTCGACGCGACGACCGGCGAAGTGGTAGAGACGCTGCAGCCGCGTCCGGTCGGCTCGAACGATCCGGACCGCACGAAATTCGACACGAGCCACGGCACGATCCACCTGATCCTCGGCGGCGGCGGCACCAGCGCGCCGCTCGACGTGTACGGCGAAAACCCGTCGACCGGCTTTGCGCGGGCGAAGGTGTTCACGAAGCCGAACCGGCCGGTGCCGGGCACCGCGCCGAACACGTTCGTGCGGCACCCGGCCGATGCGCTCGAGGATGCGATCTGGTCCGCTCGCCGCGATACGGGCACCGGTTACGGGATCGCGGTGTTCGACCACGACCCGGGCAAGCCGGGCGGGCACACGACGATCACGATGCGCTACTACCATGCGCCGGGCGCCGATCAGCACCCGACCGCGCAGTACGAGCTGTTCGAGACGATCGAGCTGAGCAAGAAGCGGCACGAGCGGTGA